The window GTTGGGGGTTGTTCTGAAAGCGGCCGATCGATTGGACGATCGGACTGTGAAAGCCGTGGAGGCGGGCCTGAGGGGGAACGGGCGGCAATCCCTCGGCCGGGACGCTTATCGCACGGGGGCCGCCGCGTTGGCTCTGTTGGAGGGCGGGGTGAATCCGTCACGATTCGACGCCATTGAAGCGGTCTTGGGCGCCGAGATATTCAACTCACCACGCCTGGACGGCGCCAAAGCTTATGGGGCGGCTTTGGGACAACGGATCGGCCTGTTGAACGGCGAGTTGTCCGACAGTCGGAAGGTGAAACGCCTGGCGGATGTTGATTTCCTGTTCGCCGGTGGCGCGGTGGCGGCCGCTGGGTTGAACCGGTTGGTCAACGAATCGGGTTGGCTGTTGCGTGGGGCGCGGGGTGTCGAAAAATCGCTGAACTTCGTCCTTGCGGCGGCGGGCGGAATAAACTTGGCGGCCCTGTTCGGCGTCTTGTCCTTAACCGCGCCCGTTTCGATGGCCCTGTTCGGAATGGGAATGTTGGGGATGTGGGGGAAATTCCAACCCGGATTCTTAAGCGGCCTCGCGCAACGTTTGTCCCCGACGCCCACTGGGTTTGGAAAATCCGTCCTGGATGTCGCGTCGGTTTTGAGCGCGCCGATGAGCGCGACCGAGCAAACCAGCCCTACGGTGACGCGGGACGCGCGGCTGGCGCGGTTGGTCCTGCGCGCGCCGGAATCGGCGGGCGCCATCGCGAAAGTCATGGATGTTTTGGGAATTGAAAAAAGCGGTGTCGTTGATCAACTTGTGCCGATTCTCAATGATCTGGACAAGGGTTTACGACAGGTCGAGAAAGAATTGAACACGCAATTGACCGCCAAGAATCTCAAAATTGTTTCCGAGATCAAGCGGCCCAAATACGATCGGACCGATTGGAAAGGGCTTTGGGACAAGCGACTTTCAGGCTTGGAGGAAAAGGCGTCCACAGCCCGAGGTCAAATGTCGGACTTTGAAAAGATTTTTGGTCCTTTCGGGGTGAACGGGAACCGGATCTATGGGGAGTTGTCCACCCGGTTGTCGGCCATTGAGACGCAACTTAAAGAACGCCGGCAACAATTGGCCGCGATCCCCGATCTTCAACGGTCGGACAAGAAAACCGCCGCGGGACGGGACGCGACGCCTCCGGCGATGCCGCGGGAGACCAAACTGGCGCAAGCCGTGCGGGAAGCGTTGGGCAGGGCTCCTGGCCAACAGGGGGTTCCTGTGGACATTGATTCCCTGCTCGCTTCGGCGGCGAAGGGCCAGCGGCGGTCGGGGCAAACGGACGTGGCGGAGCCGGGGATTGAGCTGACGAAAATGACTTTCGTGCAATTGCACGACCACTTGGTGGACTTGGGCGAACAATTGAAGGATATAGTGAAGAAAGGGGGTCGATTCGGCCCTGTGTATCAGCGGGTGGTGGATGTGACCAATGAACTGAATCGGCGGATCCAAGAAAAAGAGGCGCGGCAAAGCGATAAAATTTTGGACGCGAGGACCCGGGATTTGGTTCAACGGGAAATCGGAGCGATCGTGTTGGCGGCGGTTAAACCCACCGCAATTCTGAGTTCCATTCTGGCCCGAGGGGAAACCCAAGAAAGAATGAAAGAAGCTCTGGGGGCCTTGGCGGGGTTGAATAAGGCGTTGAAGGATGTGAGCGAGGAGACGAAGGGGGCGCTACGCCCGGACGTGGGGCCGGCGACGGAGAGGGAAAGCGCGGCGGGGCCGGTCCCTGGCGCGGATGTGGAGAAAGTCGAAGTGCCGACGGCGGAGCCGACGGAGGTGCCGGAGCCGGTGGGGCCTGGCGCGCGGGCGACGTTGAGCGAAGCCGGGCAGCTGTGGATGGGCGTGGGGAGCTTTGGGTTGGGCGGTGGCGCGGTTGTGGGGATGGCGGTGGCGGGGTTGACGCTGTGGGCGGCGCCGTTGGCCGCGGCGGGGTTGATGTCGTCGGCGTACTTCCTGGGACAGTGGGGCCGCGAGCGGTCCCTGGACCGGGCGCAGGGGGCGGGTGTGACGGCCTGGGTGGAGGGCGACCGGGTGCGTGTGACCTGGGAGCGGTTTGCCGGGTTGATGGGCTCGAATTGGATGGGGTGGCTGAACCCGATCGGGGCGTGGAACCGTGACGTGATGGCGTTGGGCGTGATGCGCCACGAGTTGGCGCACCGGGACTTGGGGGCGGGGAATTCGGGGCGGCGCTGGCGCAGGTGATGCCGACCTTTGTGTCGTTCGCCTACGGGACGGTGCGGGCGCTGTCGAACGTGGCGGCGGGTCGCGCGTGGAACGACGGTTTGGCGTCTTTGAGCGGAGCCACGGCGGAGCGTATGCTGGCCGAACTGCGTGGCACGGACGGGAAGGCCGGGGTGTTGACGTTGCGTGGAGGCGGCGTGACGCCGGCGAAGCGCGGCCTGTGGGGCCGGATGATGGCGGCGCTGGGGTTGGGCGCGGCGGTGGGGACGGCGACGGCGGCGGAAACGGCCGTGGCGGCGGCGCAGGCCGTCAAAGGGCTGTCCTTGGGCGAACACGGCGTGGCGCTGGTGGCAGGGCGGACGGCGACGGCGGTGCCGGCGGAGCCAACGGTGTCTGGCGGTGTGGCGGTGTCGGCGGCGATGATGGAACAGCCGGGCGTGACGCCGGTGCACGCGCACAACGTGGTGATCAACGCGATGCCGGAAAAGCCGGTGTACAGTTTGACGGACGCGATGACGAACCGGCGGCACAATTGGGCGGTGGGGACGATGGAAGACCCGACGTACCACCTGATCGCGGGCCAAGGGGACTCGCCGGTGGTGGGTTACCGTGTGACGGCGGAGGGAACGATCGAGCAAGGGGTGGTGACGGCGGAAGGCGTGACCACGGTGACGACGGAGACGGTGGGCGAGGCGGTGACGCGGGCGATCCAGAATGGGGAAAAGATTGACGGGACATTGACGGTGGAAGGGAAGACGGAGTCACTGGCGGTGCCGATGACGACCGGGCTGGTGATGGCGGCGGTATTCCCGGAGGGGTCGACGTGGGACGCCCTGGGGTTGTCTTTGGAAGAATTGAAGAAGCGGATCGAGCAGGTGGAGTCGGCGGTGCGTGTGGCGAAAGAGACGGCGGGGGCGCGGTTGTCGTTGCGGCAGGACCTGCGCGTGCGGGGTCTGGCGTTCATGTACGTGCTGGCGCCGGAGCTGAAGGCGCTGGACCCGATGTTGACGGAGCTGTTGGTGGACGCGCGGCTGTCGAGTCTGATGGCGGAATTGGGTCTGGAGACCAACGCGGAGGGGCTGCGGAAGTCGTTGAAACAGCGGATCGCGGCGTTGGGCGGGATCCGGATGACGCCGAAGACATATAAAGCGCTGGGGATCAATACGCCGAGCCGGCCGATGAGCGATGCAACGTTGAACGGTGTGGCGGAGCGGATGTTGGGGCTGATGCTGCGGGCGGAGGCGAAGGACGGCGTGGCGCCCTTGAGCCGGCGGCCGGTGGTGGAGGTGCGCCGCTACACCGCGGAAGCTTACGCCAAAGCCCACAAGAAGGCGGTGAAAGCCGGCGCGGAAACGGCGCCGAAGGCGTTCGTGTCGCAGGACGGCGAGGTTTTCACGGTGCACCTGGCGGCGATGCCGCTGGAGGAGACGGTGTTGGCGCTGGCGCACGAGGTGGCGCACGTGCCGACGCTGGCGCGGCGTGCGGGGGCGGTGAGCGCTGGGACGTCGGAACTTTTGGTGGAATACCGGATCCAAACGGCGCTGCCGCGTGAGCTGGGGCAATTGAGCCTGTTGGGCCTCCTGCGGGAGATCGACGCGCTGCGGGGTGAGAAAGGGGTGGAGGCGGCGCGGCTGTGGTTGGGGTACCAGTTGACGACGGCGCTGGCGGAGCGGTTGTCGGGTGTGAAGGACGAGGGGGCGCGGAAGTACTGGATGGAGCGGCTGTATGCGGAGGCGTCGCTGAAGGAATTGATGGCGGCGCCGGCGGTGAGCACGCGGGACGCGCGGGTGGCTGTGGTGGCGGCGAGCGAGCTGATGAACGGCAAGCGGGTGAACACGGCGGTGCTTGGGAAGTTCCAGGCGTTGGCGCGGGATTGGGCGGCGACGGAGGGGGGCTCGCCGCTGCGGTTGGTGGTGGTGGACAACCACGGGAAGGGGATGCCGCGGGCGCTGAAACAGGCCCTGCGGACGACGACGCTGAAGGGCGGGGCGCCTGTGTTCGAGGTGATGGACCGGAAGTCGGCGAAAGAGGCGCTGGAATTCAAGGGTGAAGTGGCCGTGATCGATTACACGGGACTGACGGCCCTGCTGCCTGGGTTCCTGGGGACGACGACGCTGGGGGTGCGTGTGGTGACGGGCGAGAAAGCCCTGTGGAAGAACGTCCTGAAGGGGGCGCTGATCGAGATCGGGAGCGCGGTGGACGCGATCAAGAAGGTGTTGAAGGACATGCGGGTGGTGGCGAAGAGCGCCTAACCCCGCAACGGATTGCAACAGGGGGCCCCGGTCCGCAAGGACCGGGGCCCCTTTTTTGGGGCGGCGAGGGAATGGATTACTTATATATAATCAGCTCACTGAAGTGACCCGGATTTCTGTGTCTAAACTTGTTCCCTGGAGGCCCCTGTGAACACAAGCTCGGATCGAACGCCTGAACGCGGTCGTTTGGAAATTTGCCTAAGGGGGGTGGCCGCCCTCATGACATTGGTGTTGGCCGGTCTGTCCCTCCTTTTCATTTTCGACCTCGTGACTTTGAGTATTCTCAAGATTTATGTTGTTCGGGTCCTCCTGGCCGCCGGGGTCGTGGTCGCGGCGGGCGCCGTGCTCTCCGTCCTCCTCGGGCGGGGGCCCCGGCGTTGACCCCCGGTCTCCGCAAAATCTCCGGGGTCCTCGTGCATTTCCTTTTGCTGGCCGCCGGGGTCGTTTTCGGGGTGTGGGCGCTGTTCAACCTCTATCTCTATGTCCACCAGGAGCGCCTTCTTTTCTACCCCACCCCCATGGCGGAGAGTGCCCGTATGGTCTTTCCGGCGCCCTTTGAAGAGCATTTCATTCCCGTTGAGGGAGCGCGACTGCACGCCCTGCGGTTCCCCGTGCCCCGCCCCCGGGGGGTCGTCCTTTTCTTTCATGGCAACGCCGGGAATTTGGCCGGCTGGGGCGCGGCCATGGGCCCTTTTATCGCCCGGGGGTACGACGCCGTGTTCGTGGATTACCGGGGTTTCGGCAAAAGCGGCGGGCGCATTCAAAGCCAGGCCCAGTTGTTGGCCGACGCCGAGGCGGTCTATCAATGGGTCTTGGCCCGGACTCCCGAAGACCGGGTGGTTTTGGTCGGTCGTTCCCTGGGCTCCGGCGTGGCGGTCCATTTGGCGTCCCGGCACCGGCCGCGGTTGCTCCTTTTGCAATCGGCCTATGTGAGCATGTTGGACGTCAAGCGGCGGATTTACCCCTACGTACCGGGGTTCGTGCTTCGATATCCGATGCGCAGCGACCGGTGGATCGGGTCGGTGGGGTGTCCGGTTTTCTTGATCCACGGGCGGCGCGACGAACTCATCCCGTTTTCCTCGAGCGAACGGTTGTTGCCGTTGATTCGGACCGAAAAAAGGTTGTTCCCGGTGGACGCCGGGCACGACGACCTGGCCGAGGGGTTGGATTACGAAGCCGCGTTGGACGCGATCCTGGACCCGCGCTCCTGAGCGTTCCGACCCCGGATGGAAAATGATACAATGCCGCCTTCGTCCGTCGCGCGGGCGGTTAGCTCAGCGGCAGAGCGTTCGCCTCACACGCGAAAGGTCATAGGTTCAATCCCTATACCGCCCACGCGACGGATGACATCCCGGAGGCCCTCTTGAACGACGCCATTCTCGGTCTGGTGCGGTTGCAGGAATTGGACAAGGAGCTCGACGTCCTCCGCCGGCACGCCGCCAAAATCGGTCCCCAACGCGAGGCCGTGGCCGTTCGCCGAGCCGCCCTCCTCGCCCAACACGCGCACTCCAAAAAAAACCTGATCGACGCCCAGGTCCAAAAAAAGAACCTGGAAATGGACATCGACGCCAAAGACCAGGTGATTCGAAAAAGTTCGGGGGAATTGAACAGCGTCAAATCGAACGACGCTTACAAAGTCCTCCTCACCCAGATTGAAGCCGCCAAAAAAGAAAAATCCGCCATCGAGGACCAGGTCCTCGTGTTGATGGAGACCATCGACGGCCTGCAAAAAGCGGCGAAATCCGTTGAAGCGGAACATCAAAGGCAGTGCGCCGCGTTGGACGCCGAAGACGCCGCCTTGAACGAGCAAGAGGCGGCGGACAAATCCCAGGCCGAAGCCAAACACGCCGAACGGGAGGCCTTCGCCGCCGGTTTGCCGAACGCCGCCCGCGAACGCTACGATTCCATTCAACGGGGCCGGCCCGGGTTTCAAGCCGTGGTCCCGTTCCAGGATATGATCTGCGGCGGTTGCCACACGGGCCTCACGGCCAGCCTGCTCAACGAAGTGATGAAGGGCAAGGAATTGGTGGCCTGCGAAAGCTGTTCACGGCTCCTTTACATACCCCCCAAACCCGCCGACACGGCGGTACCCCAATAAACTTTTCTCGATGACGGCGCCGTCCTGGGTGGCCTATTGCGATGGCGCCTCCCGGGGCAACCCGGGGCCGGCGGCCTTTGGCCTGGTCGTGCTGGATCCGTCGGGACGGCGGGCCGGGGAGTGGGGAATCGCCCTGGGCGTGAACACCAACCAAGTGGCCGAATACGAGGGCGTGATCCGCGCGCTCAAAGAGTTGCGGGCCCTGGGGGCGCGGCGCGCGGTGGTCAAAACCGATTCGCAGTTCGTCGTTCGCCAGTTCACCGGCGAGTACCGCGCCAAGGACGAGCGCATGAAAGCGCTGTTGGCCCGGGCGCGGGGCTTGGCCGCGGATTTTGAATCGCTGACGTTGAGGCACATCGCGCGTTCGAGCGAACCGGGCAACGTGCGGGCGGACGCCTTGGCCAACAGGGCCCTGGACGCCGGGGGAACCGGGGCCGCCGAAACGTCGATTTGATTTGAACGGTCGCCGGACCGCTCCGCCGAAGATGGGCGGAGAGGAAAGTCCGAGCTCCACAGGGCCGGGCGCTTTCTAACGGAAAGGCGGGGGTCGGCGTTTCCCCCGACGGAAAGTGCCACAGAAAACAAACCGCCCACGTCCGCCGCGAGGCGGGCCGGCAAGGGTGAAAACGGGAGGTAAGAGCTCCCGGCTTCGCGTCGAGAGGCGCGGGGCGGCAAACCCCGCCCGGAGCAAGGCCAAGAGGGAACGGTTCGCGAGAAGGCGTCGGCCCGACGCCGCCCCGTCTTCGGACGGGCCCGTTTCCGGTGGGCCGCTTGAGCGGCGCGGCAACGCGCCGCCCAGAGAAATGGTCCGGCCCCGCGCTCGGCGCGGGGACAGAACTCGGTGTACAGGCCGTTCAAACGCCAACGGGCCGTCGGCCGCCAAACGACCGACGGCCCCGCTTTTTCTATAATGTCCCCGGTGAAAAAAATCCCCCCCGCCGTTTGGGTGTTCCTCCTTCCCCTGGCCCTCGGGGCGCCTTTCGTGGGCCGGGCCTATTTCGTCGATGACCATTACCACGTCTTGATGGCCCGGGGCCTCTTGGACCACCCCGCCCGCCCTTACGATTTTGTGGCCGATGACGCGGGGCCGGCCCACCGCGGGTGGGAACGGGGCCAGCCGCCCCGCATGGTCAATCCGCCCCTCCACCATTACGCCCTGGCTTTTTTTTGGAAAATCACAAACGGCCGTCTGTGGGCCGTTCGTTTGTTGTCCCTCCTCTTTTCCGGAGGCGCGGCCTTGATGGTTTTTCTCTTGGCCCGTCGGTTCGTCGTCCCGCCGATTCCCGCCGCGGTGCTGTCCGCTTTGGCGCCGGCGTTTTGGCTTTCGTCCTATGGGCTTCTCATCGATTCCACGATGCTGTTCTTTTTCCTCGCGGGCCTCTGGGCCTGGACGGAGGGACTGGCCCGGCGGTCGATGGGGTGGTTGACGGGCGCGGGCGTCGCGATCGGGTTGGCGGTGCTGGCCAAGTACACCGCGGGGTACGCGGGGGTTTTGGCCCTGTTGTATTGGGCCCTGGCCGGCCCGCGGCCCCGTTGGAAAACGGCGCCGCTTTTCCTCGGGATCCCCGCCGCCGTTCTGGGGGCGTGGAGCCTCTGGAACGTCGCCACCTACGGCGCGCCGCATTTCACCGAATCCTCCAAGCGCGTGATGCAATCGTTCGCCTGGTCCCACGTCGTCGTCTTTCTCTCTTTTTTGACGGGGTCCCTGGGAATCCCCTTTTTTCTTGCGCCCCGAACCCGTCGGGGCGTGGGCGTCGCCGGAATGGCCGCGGGGGCTCTGATCGTTTTTTTTGTTCTCGCGGGTTTCACGCCCTTTCAAAGCGTTTTTTTCGCGCTGTTGGTGGTGTTGGGCGCGGTGTTCCTGGGGGGCCTCTGGATCGTTGCGGGCCGGTCCCGTTTTCCGGGGGATCGTTTTCTGGGGCTTTGGCTGCTGTTGGGGACGGTGCAGATGATTTGGGTGATGCAATGGGTGGCCGCCCGTTATTACCTGACCCTTTTGCCGCCGGCGGTGTTCCTGTTTTTGCGCGCGCTGGGGGAGCGGCGGGCCCAGGCGCCGGAAGCCTTTGGCCGCGCGGTGGCGCGGACGGCCGTTGCCCTCTTTGTCTTCGGGAGCGGATTGGCCGCGGCCGATTGGTTCCAGGCGCAAACGGGACGCCGGATCGCCGCCGACCTGCGCGCGGATGCCCCCGCGGCGCCGTCCGGGCGGAAGTTTATTTTGTGGGACTCCTTTCGGGCGGGGGACCTGCTGAAAGGCGATGGATGGCGGCCGGCTTTCCCCGAAACGGTTTTCCAGCCCGGGGACCTCTTGCTCCGGCCGGAAGTCATCATGCCGCCTTGGTGGTTTGGGGAACGCCGCCCGCCCCTGGCCTTGAGGAAAATTTACGATTACCCATCGGCTTATCCGGTGCGGGTCATGGACAACCGCGGGGCCGCGGGCTTTTACGCCTCGGCCTGGGGGCCGTTGCCGTTCACCCTCAGCCGGTCCCCGTTGGAGCGGTACGGGTTGTTCGAGGTCCTGTCGAAGGAAAACCCATGAGAATCTGGTATTATTGACCCCATGACGACCCGAGGGGCGGGCGACTCCACCATCCTGATCGCCGACGACGATCAAACCGCGCGAAGATTCCTTGAATCCCTGTTGAACGCCGAGGGGTACCGTGTGGCGGTGGCCCAGGACGGTCTGGAGGCGTTGGAGCGGATCCAGGAAAGCCGTCCCGATCTGTGCATCGTCGACTTCGACATGCCCCGGATGAACGGCCTCGAAACCTGCCGCCGAATCAAAGGAACCCACGAAACGCGGTTGCTCCCCGTCATTTTGGTGACGGGCCTCCTTCCCGAGGACGAGAAAACCCGCGCCATCGGGGCCGGGTGCGACGATTTTCTTCCCAAACCCTACGAAACGGACGCCCTGTTGTCGCGGGTCCGGTCTTTGTTGCGCATCAAAAGCCTCACCGACGAGCTGGAAGACGCCGAGGACATCCTCATGACGTTGGTCCGCACCATCGAGGCCAAGGACCGCTACACCCTGGGCCACGCCGACCGGGTGGGTCGTTACGCCGTGGCGCTCGGCCGGGCCCTGGGGTGCAACGCTTTCGAGCTGGAAACCTTGCGCAAGGGGGGCGTTCTCCACGACATCGGCAAGCTGGGCATTCCGGACGTGATTTTGCAGAAGGCCGGGCCGCTGGACGACCACGAGTGGGAGGTCATGCGCAAGCACCCGCTCATCGGGTGCGAAATCTGCCAGCGCTTGAAAAGCCTCGACGACATTTTGCCCATCATCCGCCACCATCACGAATGCCTGGACGGCACCGGGTACCCCGACGGCAAGCGGGCCGTTGAAATCCCGAAGTTGGTGCGCATCGTCAACGTGGTCGACATTTACGACGCGCTCACCTCGCGCCGCAGCTACAAGGAAGCCTACCCCGTCGGGAAAGCGTTTCAAACCATGTGGGAGGAAGTCGAGCGCGGTTGGTGGGACGGCGACGTCGTCAAAGTGTGGGAAGAACTGGTGAAGCGGGAGCACGTTGGCTAACGCGATCCAAGCGGTGTCCCTTTTTTGCAACCGCGAAAAGCCGGAGGCCCGCCGGGCCCTGGCCGAAGCCCGCGCCTATCTGAACCGCCGGGGAGTGAGGGTTGTTTCGGAAGAGCGGGTGGGGGCCGCCCAAGCCGCCGTCTCTTTTGGCGGGGACGGCACGTTGCTCTCGGCCGCGCGCCGGGCCGCGCCGCACAACGTGCCCGTGTTGGGCGTCAATTTGGGGCGCCTGGGGTTTTTGACGTCGACCGATGTGGCGAACGCGCGGTCGGTGCTCGCCCGGTTGATCGCGGGCCGTCTGGAGGCGGACAGCCGCATGATGCTCGAGGCCCAGACCTCCCAAGGCGTCCCGCGGCCGGGCGTCAACGATTGCGTGATCGAAGGCACCGCCCGCGGGCGGGTCGTGCGGTTGGCGGTGAGCGTCAATGGGCACGCGCTGGGCGATTACGTGGCCGACGGCCTGATCGTCTCGACCCCGACGGGATCGACCGCCTATTCCATGGCCGCCGGCGGGCCCATCGCGACGCCGGAAATGGACCTTTTGGTCGTCACGCCCATTTGCCCGCATTCCCTGAGCCAACGGCCTTTGCTTTTGCCGGCCAGCGCCGTGATCGAGGTGCGGTTGCGGCCCCGCCGGCCCGAGGAGCGTTTGAGCGTCTCCCTGGATGGCCAGGATCATTTCACCCTCGGCTCCGCCGACCGGGTGGTGGTCCGGCGGTCGCCGGCGCGGTTGCGGATTTTGTCCGACGGCCGAAAGCCCTATTTCGACGTGCTGCGGGACAAATTGCGGTGGGGGGATTGATCGTGTTGACCGAACTGTCGGTGCGCAACCTCGCTTTGTTGGAAGACGCCCGCCTGGAATTCGCCCCGGGTTTCCTGGTCTTGACCGGGGAAACCGGCGCGGGCAAAAGTATCCTCCTCGACGCGCTGGGCCTCGCCTTGGGCCGCCGCGCCGACCCGGGGCAAATACGCCAGGGGGCCGACCGGTTGTCGGTCGCGGTGCGCTTCCGTTTGTCGGGCCAGCGCCTCTCCGCCTTGTTGAAGGAATTGGGTTTGGAGGGGGACGACGACGCTCTCGTGTTGCGCCGCGAGGTGGACGCCGGGGGGAAATCCCGCGCGTTCGTCAACGACCACCCCGTGAGCGCCGCCACCCTCGCGCGGTTGGGCGAACGGCTCGTTTTCATCCACGGGCAAAACGAGCACCAGTTGCTCCTCAAGGCCTCCGAGCAACGGGACGCGGTGGACGATTTCGGTTCCCTGGAGGCCGAACGCGCGGCCGTGGCCGCGGCCCATGGCGCGTGGCGCGCCGCCGTCGAAGAACGGGACGCCCTGGCGCTTTCGGAGCAGGAGCGGTCCCAGCGGCTGGATCTTTACCGGTTTCAAAAACAGGAGTTGGACCAGGCCGATCCCCGGCCGGAGGAAGAAGCGGAGTTGGAGGGCCGGTTGCCGCAATTGAAAAACGCCGCGCGCTTGCGCGAGGTGGCCCAAGAGGCCCACGGGGTCTTGACCGCCCAGGAATCATCGGCGGTGGATCTGTTGAGGCGCGTCCAGCGCGATGTGGAAACCCTGCGCGGTCTCGGGGCGCCGCTGGGGGACGAGGCGGATCTCTTGGCGGGCGCGTTGATCCCCCTGGAAGAGGTGTCCCGCCGCCTCGAGGCCTACGCCGACGGATTGGAATCGGACCCGGCGAAACTCGACGCCCTCCTGGGGCGGCTCGATGCGCTCGCGAAGCTTAAGCGCAAGTACGGACCCACCTTGGCCGACGTGGTGGCGCACCGGCGGCGGGTGGAGGAGGCTCTGGGACGCCTGGACAACCTGGAGGGACGGGGGCGGGACGCCGCGCGGCGCCTGGACGAGACGCAGATGGAATTGTCCCGCCGGTCCGCCGTGTTGAGCGACGCCCGCCGCCGCGCGGCGAAAAAAATGGCGACGGCGGTGCAAAAGGAATTCAAAGACGTGGGGTTGCCCCACGCCCGGTTCGACATCGCGGTGGACAGCGCGCCCGACACTTTCACCGAAACCGGGGTCGACCGTGTGACGTTCGTTTTCGCCCCGAACCCCGGGGAGGGGCACCGCCCGTTGGCGGAGGTCGCCTCCGGCGGGGAACTGTCGCGCGTCATGCTGGCGTTGGAAAGCGCCGCCGCGCGCTCGGACGGGCCCCCGGTCCTCATT of the Elusimicrobiota bacterium genome contains:
- a CDS encoding ribonuclease HI family protein codes for the protein MTAPSWVAYCDGASRGNPGPAAFGLVVLDPSGRRAGEWGIALGVNTNQVAEYEGVIRALKELRALGARRAVVKTDSQFVVRQFTGEYRAKDERMKALLARARGLAADFESLTLRHIARSSEPGNVRADALANRALDAGGTGAAETSI
- the recN gene encoding DNA repair protein RecN — its product is MLTELSVRNLALLEDARLEFAPGFLVLTGETGAGKSILLDALGLALGRRADPGQIRQGADRLSVAVRFRLSGQRLSALLKELGLEGDDDALVLRREVDAGGKSRAFVNDHPVSAATLARLGERLVFIHGQNEHQLLLKASEQRDAVDDFGSLEAERAAVAAAHGAWRAAVEERDALALSEQERSQRLDLYRFQKQELDQADPRPEEEAELEGRLPQLKNAARLREVAQEAHGVLTAQESSAVDLLRRVQRDVETLRGLGAPLGDEADLLAGALIPLEEVSRRLEAYADGLESDPAKLDALLGRLDALAKLKRKYGPTLADVVAHRRRVEEALGRLDNLEGRGRDAARRLDETQMELSRRSAVLSDARRRAAKKMATAVQKEFKDVGLPHARFDIAVDSAPDTFTETGVDRVTFVFAPNPGEGHRPLAEVASGGELSRVMLALESAAARSDGPPVLIFDEIDAGVGGTLGAVLGKKLAELAEGRQVLCITHLATIAARADGHWSVSKEVKNDRTRTRVRGLTDEERVVEIARLFGTAGDTADVGLRHARELLGASRRS
- a CDS encoding response regulator, giving the protein MTTRGAGDSTILIADDDQTARRFLESLLNAEGYRVAVAQDGLEALERIQESRPDLCIVDFDMPRMNGLETCRRIKGTHETRLLPVILVTGLLPEDEKTRAIGAGCDDFLPKPYETDALLSRVRSLLRIKSLTDELEDAEDILMTLVRTIEAKDRYTLGHADRVGRYAVALGRALGCNAFELETLRKGGVLHDIGKLGIPDVILQKAGPLDDHEWEVMRKHPLIGCEICQRLKSLDDILPIIRHHHECLDGTGYPDGKRAVEIPKLVRIVNVVDIYDALTSRRSYKEAYPVGKAFQTMWEEVERGWWDGDVVKVWEELVKREHVG
- a CDS encoding alpha/beta fold hydrolase, which produces MTPGLRKISGVLVHFLLLAAGVVFGVWALFNLYLYVHQERLLFYPTPMAESARMVFPAPFEEHFIPVEGARLHALRFPVPRPRGVVLFFHGNAGNLAGWGAAMGPFIARGYDAVFVDYRGFGKSGGRIQSQAQLLADAEAVYQWVLARTPEDRVVLVGRSLGSGVAVHLASRHRPRLLLLQSAYVSMLDVKRRIYPYVPGFVLRYPMRSDRWIGSVGCPVFLIHGRRDELIPFSSSERLLPLIRTEKRLFPVDAGHDDLAEGLDYEAALDAILDPRS
- a CDS encoding glycosyltransferase family 39 protein, which produces MKKIPPAVWVFLLPLALGAPFVGRAYFVDDHYHVLMARGLLDHPARPYDFVADDAGPAHRGWERGQPPRMVNPPLHHYALAFFWKITNGRLWAVRLLSLLFSGGAALMVFLLARRFVVPPIPAAVLSALAPAFWLSSYGLLIDSTMLFFFLAGLWAWTEGLARRSMGWLTGAGVAIGLAVLAKYTAGYAGVLALLYWALAGPRPRWKTAPLFLGIPAAVLGAWSLWNVATYGAPHFTESSKRVMQSFAWSHVVVFLSFLTGSLGIPFFLAPRTRRGVGVAGMAAGALIVFFVLAGFTPFQSVFFALLVVLGAVFLGGLWIVAGRSRFPGDRFLGLWLLLGTVQMIWVMQWVAARYYLTLLPPAVFLFLRALGERRAQAPEAFGRAVARTAVALFVFGSGLAAADWFQAQTGRRIAADLRADAPAAPSGRKFILWDSFRAGDLLKGDGWRPAFPETVFQPGDLLLRPEVIMPPWWFGERRPPLALRKIYDYPSAYPVRVMDNRGAAGFYASAWGPLPFTLSRSPLERYGLFEVLSKENP
- a CDS encoding NAD(+)/NADH kinase, producing MANAIQAVSLFCNREKPEARRALAEARAYLNRRGVRVVSEERVGAAQAAVSFGGDGTLLSAARRAAPHNVPVLGVNLGRLGFLTSTDVANARSVLARLIAGRLEADSRMMLEAQTSQGVPRPGVNDCVIEGTARGRVVRLAVSVNGHALGDYVADGLIVSTPTGSTAYSMAAGGPIATPEMDLLVVTPICPHSLSQRPLLLPASAVIEVRLRPRRPEERLSVSLDGQDHFTLGSADRVVVRRSPARLRILSDGRKPYFDVLRDKLRWGD